From the Nocardiopsis changdeensis genome, one window contains:
- a CDS encoding MaoC family dehydratase, with protein sequence MRVFADIDEVIAAQGEHLGYTDWITVDQERITRFADATEDHQWIHVDEEKAAAGPFGRTIAHGFLTLSLLAHFSQSVIRIEKKPSMSINYGLNKVRFLQPVTVGSRLRDGVEVLSVQENAKGYLVTTRHTVEIESQEGPALVAESLGLWVP encoded by the coding sequence GTGCGCGTTTTCGCCGATATCGACGAGGTGATCGCCGCCCAGGGCGAGCACCTGGGGTACACCGACTGGATCACCGTCGACCAGGAACGGATCACCCGGTTCGCGGACGCGACCGAGGACCACCAGTGGATCCACGTCGACGAGGAGAAGGCCGCCGCGGGCCCCTTCGGGCGGACGATCGCGCACGGGTTCCTCACCCTGTCCCTGCTCGCGCACTTCTCGCAGTCGGTCATCCGGATCGAGAAGAAGCCGTCGATGTCCATCAACTACGGCCTGAACAAGGTGCGCTTCCTCCAGCCCGTCACCGTCGGCTCGCGGCTGCGCGACGGGGTGGAGGTCCTCTCGGTGCAGGAGAACGCCAAGGGGTACCTGGTCACCACCAGGCACACGGTGGAGATCGAAAGCCAGGAGGGCCCGGCCCTGGTCGCCGAGTCCCTCGGCCTCTGGGTGCCCTGA
- a CDS encoding glycosyltransferase family 2 protein yields the protein MSTSESIPRQHGPRPVVDFADQPRVRRNEYGLLDPPELGGWEPSLTVSVVVPAHGHPEKLALVLASLAGQSYPAHLTEVVVVDDGSPEPLELPPVRPENTRLITSAAGAWGSGHAVNTGVAASSGQVVLRLDADMLVYREHIEAQMRWHHLVDYAVVLGHKLFVDFDPSMTAGALAPERVREEVSAGRAGTLFDREAAEPHWVAEFIGHSEGLRTAGYGAFKVYVGATGSLHRGLFEEAGGMDPDLVLGGDSEFGHRLAERGALFVPDDEADSWHLGRSQMQDRRSAGMRFRAPYVANRVPDFHLRNKGPARVWEVPRAEVVVDAAGRTLEEVDATVAPLLAGTAPDVRVWLTGPWEELSEGRRSPLAEELLDLRLIRETYRADLRVRCVEEVPAPDGRVPFRLHVPTGVRPLPGMVADLVRLADRKSAGLVCAPVPGALRAGDGVLRLERSAAFARARHLSPKAEGTGLDRVVEETGGLQWTSANRYVEVPEDAEATWGTVRAEPAAEPEPTPVELRAELRRAHREIDRLRRRAERTERKLRWFTPGLGRRLLRRIAR from the coding sequence TTGAGCACTTCTGAGAGCATCCCGCGCCAGCACGGACCGCGGCCCGTGGTGGACTTCGCCGACCAGCCGCGCGTGCGCAGAAACGAGTACGGACTCCTCGACCCGCCGGAGCTGGGCGGGTGGGAGCCGAGCCTGACGGTCTCGGTGGTCGTCCCGGCGCACGGCCACCCCGAGAAGCTGGCCCTGGTGCTGGCGTCGCTGGCCGGGCAGAGCTACCCCGCGCACCTGACGGAGGTGGTCGTGGTGGACGACGGCTCCCCGGAGCCGCTGGAGCTGCCGCCGGTGCGCCCGGAGAACACCCGGCTGATCACCTCCGCCGCCGGGGCGTGGGGCTCCGGGCACGCGGTCAACACCGGTGTCGCGGCCTCCTCCGGGCAGGTGGTCCTGCGGCTGGACGCCGACATGCTGGTGTACCGCGAGCACATCGAGGCGCAGATGCGCTGGCACCACCTGGTCGACTACGCCGTGGTGCTGGGCCACAAGCTGTTCGTGGACTTCGACCCGTCGATGACGGCGGGCGCCCTGGCCCCGGAGCGGGTGCGCGAGGAGGTGAGCGCCGGGCGGGCCGGGACGCTGTTCGACCGGGAGGCCGCCGAACCGCACTGGGTCGCGGAGTTCATCGGGCACTCCGAGGGGCTGCGCACCGCCGGGTACGGCGCCTTCAAGGTGTACGTCGGGGCCACCGGCTCGCTGCACCGCGGCCTGTTCGAGGAGGCCGGGGGCATGGACCCGGACCTGGTCCTGGGCGGCGACAGCGAGTTCGGCCACCGGCTGGCCGAGCGGGGGGCCCTGTTCGTCCCCGACGACGAGGCGGACTCCTGGCACCTGGGCCGGTCCCAGATGCAGGACAGGCGCAGCGCGGGTATGCGCTTCCGCGCACCCTACGTCGCCAACCGGGTGCCCGACTTCCACCTGCGCAACAAGGGCCCCGCCCGGGTGTGGGAGGTGCCCCGGGCCGAGGTGGTCGTGGACGCGGCGGGCCGCACCCTGGAGGAGGTCGACGCCACCGTCGCCCCGCTGCTGGCCGGCACCGCGCCCGACGTGCGGGTGTGGCTGACCGGGCCGTGGGAGGAGCTGTCGGAGGGGCGCCGTTCGCCGCTGGCGGAGGAGCTGCTGGACCTGCGGCTGATCCGCGAGACCTACCGGGCCGACCTGCGCGTGCGGTGCGTGGAGGAGGTGCCCGCCCCCGACGGCCGGGTGCCGTTCCGCCTCCACGTGCCCACCGGGGTGCGCCCGCTGCCGGGCATGGTCGCCGACCTGGTCCGGCTGGCCGACCGCAAGTCGGCCGGGCTGGTGTGCGCCCCCGTGCCCGGCGCGCTGCGGGCCGGCGACGGGGTGCTGCGCCTGGAGCGCTCCGCGGCCTTCGCCCGGGCCCGCCACCTGTCGCCCAAGGCGGAGGGCACGGGCCTGGACCGGGTGGTGGAGGAGACGGGCGGCCTGCAGTGGACGTCCGCGAACCGGTACGTGGAGGTCCCCGAGGACGCCGAGGCCACCTGGGGCACCGTGCGCGCGGAGCCGGCCGCGGAGCCCGAGCCGACCCCGGTCGAGCTGCGTGCGGAGCTGCGCCGGGCCCACCGGGAGATCGACCGGCTGCGCCGCCGGGCCGAGCGGACCGAGCGCAAGCTGCGCTGGTTCACCCCGGGGCTGGGCCGCCGACTGCTGCGCCGCATCGCCCGCTGA
- a CDS encoding glycosyltransferase family 2 protein, whose protein sequence is MITSAVRQALRTRGDEPAVLCLIGDLGPDRAELASLRLRANDLRIDLDAYGMGRPVEVPGVGGEGESASTGLTVVVAGGLTDLRRAVTVATQLPPTAHLLVVVRHVPAHLGPLVPAPPTIDEWNDLHELRVRRFDHRGWACELCFPSGVSVAEALAAVVHGARGRRRGPGIGVLGGLHGTDAALWRPGDVAARGVSATGPVAIDRVTPVSDVVLRLDDGEGLPFWEDVEVPVVDRPAPVAAVPEARVYAGDPVTRVAPIDDRFVNPMGFTKKTKGPLGEFAEADGRLVIRDETGVLVRPALDGTVTENDLERIRHLRGVRVSWPARGDASAVRAIASLAAGGVPIAGDPAPAWAAGLGADLIDLIPSVGEDVFTDALRREEHSIRLRRAALRTHGVRTRWRSLAAEAGLPVPPDTRVSVVLCTRRPDLVGFALAQIARQRHVRFETVLALHGFPAGLVTAEIARFWATGIPLVVHEADGGTVFGAVMNEAVDRASGTVIAKWDDDDWYGPEHLSDLMLARTYSGADVVGISQNFTYLEELDLTVWRGYRSEVPSPAIVGSTILADRVVIEDVGGFRPRPRAIDSQFLLAVTRSGGRVYRTHGFGYLLRRAGGGHTWNVDLGYFLRNHTEQWIGRRPSALLEGEPASFGDRAHTEQHTGGHVEHF, encoded by the coding sequence ATGATCACCTCCGCCGTCCGCCAGGCCCTGCGCACACGCGGGGACGAGCCCGCCGTGCTGTGCCTCATCGGGGACCTGGGCCCCGACCGGGCCGAGCTCGCCTCGCTGCGCCTGAGAGCGAACGATCTGCGGATCGACCTCGACGCGTACGGCATGGGCCGCCCGGTGGAGGTGCCGGGCGTGGGCGGCGAGGGGGAGTCCGCCTCGACCGGCCTCACCGTCGTCGTGGCGGGCGGCCTCACGGACCTGCGGCGGGCCGTCACCGTGGCCACGCAGCTGCCGCCGACCGCCCACCTGCTCGTGGTCGTGCGGCACGTCCCCGCCCACCTGGGGCCGCTGGTGCCCGCGCCGCCCACCATCGACGAGTGGAACGACCTCCACGAGCTGCGCGTCCGCCGCTTCGACCACCGCGGCTGGGCCTGTGAGCTGTGCTTCCCCAGCGGCGTCTCCGTCGCCGAGGCCCTGGCCGCGGTGGTGCACGGTGCGCGCGGACGCAGGCGCGGGCCCGGCATCGGGGTCCTGGGCGGGCTGCACGGCACCGACGCCGCGCTGTGGCGCCCCGGCGACGTGGCCGCCCGGGGTGTGAGCGCCACCGGGCCGGTGGCGATCGACCGGGTCACGCCGGTCTCCGACGTGGTGCTGCGCCTGGACGACGGGGAGGGCCTGCCGTTCTGGGAGGACGTGGAGGTCCCCGTCGTGGACCGCCCCGCCCCCGTCGCCGCGGTTCCCGAGGCTCGGGTGTACGCGGGCGACCCCGTCACCCGGGTCGCCCCCATCGACGACCGGTTCGTCAACCCGATGGGGTTCACCAAGAAGACCAAGGGCCCGCTGGGCGAGTTCGCCGAGGCCGACGGCCGCCTGGTGATCCGCGACGAGACCGGTGTCCTGGTGCGCCCCGCCCTGGACGGGACCGTCACCGAGAACGACCTGGAGCGCATCCGCCACCTGCGCGGCGTGCGCGTCTCCTGGCCCGCCCGCGGCGACGCCTCGGCGGTGCGCGCCATCGCCTCGCTGGCCGCCGGCGGTGTCCCGATCGCCGGCGATCCCGCCCCCGCCTGGGCCGCCGGGCTGGGCGCGGACCTGATCGACCTGATCCCCTCGGTCGGCGAGGACGTGTTCACCGACGCCCTGCGGAGGGAGGAGCACAGCATCCGCCTCCGGCGCGCCGCCCTGCGCACCCACGGGGTGCGCACCCGGTGGCGGTCCCTGGCCGCCGAGGCCGGGCTGCCGGTCCCGCCGGACACCCGGGTGTCGGTGGTGCTGTGCACCCGCCGCCCCGACCTGGTCGGGTTCGCCCTGGCCCAGATCGCCCGCCAGCGCCACGTCCGCTTCGAGACCGTGCTGGCCCTGCACGGCTTCCCCGCCGGGCTGGTGACCGCCGAGATCGCGCGGTTCTGGGCGACCGGGATCCCGCTGGTGGTCCACGAGGCCGACGGGGGCACGGTGTTCGGCGCCGTCATGAACGAGGCCGTCGACCGCGCCTCCGGGACGGTCATCGCCAAGTGGGACGACGACGACTGGTACGGCCCCGAGCACCTGTCGGACCTCATGCTGGCCCGCACCTACTCGGGTGCCGACGTGGTCGGCATCAGCCAGAACTTCACCTACCTGGAGGAGCTGGACCTGACCGTGTGGCGCGGCTACCGGTCGGAGGTGCCCAGCCCCGCGATCGTCGGCAGCACCATCCTCGCCGACCGGGTCGTCATCGAGGACGTGGGCGGCTTCCGCCCCCGCCCCCGCGCCATCGATAGCCAGTTCCTGCTCGCCGTCACCCGGTCCGGCGGCCGCGTCTACCGCACGCACGGGTTCGGCTACCTCCTGCGCCGGGCGGGCGGCGGCCACACCTGGAACGTGGACCTGGGCTACTTCCTGCGCAACCACACCGAGCAGTGGATCGGTCGGCGCCCCAGCGCCCTGCTGGAGGGGGAGCCCGCCTCCTTCGGCGACCGCGCCCACACCGAGCAGCACACGGGGGGACACGTTGAGCACTTCTGA
- a CDS encoding RBBP9/YdeN family alpha/beta hydrolase, with product MKGRAVVAYVIIPGIGGSDGRHWQTLWERDWGASAVRISPDSWSAPDLDDWVGAVQEAYEEASGRDGRVVLVAHSLGCWAASAWLDGNPSSPTAGAFLVAPPDPRGPAFPRRAAASFVEVSARPLPCPALVVGGTDDPYCSLEAAAGFAERWEARWHPAGARGHINSDSGLGPWLHGRELLDSLTRR from the coding sequence GTGAAAGGGCGGGCAGTGGTCGCGTACGTCATCATCCCGGGTATCGGCGGCTCGGACGGGCGGCACTGGCAGACCCTGTGGGAACGGGACTGGGGCGCCTCGGCGGTGAGGATCTCCCCGGACTCGTGGTCCGCCCCCGATCTGGACGACTGGGTCGGCGCCGTCCAGGAGGCCTACGAGGAGGCCTCCGGCCGGGACGGCCGCGTCGTGCTGGTGGCCCACAGCCTGGGCTGCTGGGCCGCGTCCGCCTGGCTGGACGGGAACCCCTCGAGTCCGACGGCCGGTGCGTTCCTGGTCGCACCGCCCGACCCGCGCGGTCCGGCGTTCCCGCGCCGGGCGGCCGCGTCCTTCGTCGAGGTGTCGGCCCGGCCGCTGCCGTGCCCGGCCCTGGTGGTGGGCGGCACCGACGACCCGTACTGCTCCCTCGAGGCGGCCGCCGGGTTCGCGGAGCGGTGGGAGGCGCGGTGGCACCCGGCGGGCGCGCGCGGGCACATCAACTCCGACAGCGGCCTGGGCCCGTGGCTGCACGGCCGTGAGCTCCTGGACTCGCTGACCCGGCGGTGA
- a CDS encoding Lrp/AsnC family transcriptional regulator, giving the protein MESLDRLDQDILALLQTDGRLSGAEVGRRVGLSQPAASARIQRLERRGVITGYRAVVDPAALGLNIHAVIRLRATHARLSHALDFASRTPEIASTLRVTGEDCLIFDVYCPQAGRLEEVVDALARYGPVTTSLVLRAYPWKPLTDAGSTA; this is encoded by the coding sequence ATGGAATCACTCGACCGGCTGGACCAGGACATCCTCGCCCTGCTCCAGACCGACGGCCGGCTGAGCGGCGCGGAGGTGGGGCGCCGGGTCGGGCTCTCCCAGCCCGCGGCCAGTGCGCGCATCCAGAGGCTGGAGAGGAGAGGCGTCATCACCGGCTACCGGGCGGTGGTCGACCCGGCGGCCCTCGGCCTGAACATCCACGCGGTCATCCGGCTGCGCGCCACGCACGCCCGGCTCTCACACGCCCTGGACTTCGCCTCCCGGACCCCCGAGATCGCCTCCACCCTCAGGGTCACCGGGGAGGACTGCCTCATCTTCGACGTCTACTGCCCTCAGGCGGGGCGGCTGGAGGAGGTCGTCGACGCGCTCGCCCGTTACGGCCCCGTCACCACGTCCCTCGTACTCCGCGCCTACCCCTGGAAACCGCTGACCGACGCCGGATCGACGGCGTGA
- a CDS encoding glycosyltransferase family 2 protein — translation MTTLETGREPAAETAPRTLPRGEADFSGQPRLVRNDYAPLTPAPLGAWTPTLSVSVVIPSHGHPEKLAFVLAALAGQSYPAHLMEVVVVDDGSPEPLVLPPVRPENTRLITSAPGGWGSAHAFHTGVAASSGQVILRLDADMLVYREHVESQMRWHHLVDYGVAMGHKLFVDFDPGAMTPEHVRDEVAAGRAEKLFDREGADTHWVEKIIDGSNVLRTAAHQAYRVFTGATGSLHRTLFDAAGGMDAEMVLGGDTEFAYRVSQQGAVFIPDLETSSWHLGRSQMQTRRDAGMRYRTPYVSNRVPDFRLRRKNPDRSWEVPYVDAVIDVRGRTLEDAEATAAALLNGTTPDLRLWLVGPWGELTDGRRSPLDEELLDLRLIGESFRGDPRVRLVEEAPEPDPRVTFVLHAPAGTKLTDTAVADMAELADKERAGLLCAPPPGATRAEDGVLRLERRAAFARVRHLSPDADGAAVDRAVEELYGAHWLSGEAFTVPEPEPGAPARRNESPEALRRKLEQAQAEVEKLRARARRAERKLRWFTPGVGRRVLRKIVR, via the coding sequence GGCCGCCGAAACCGCACCGAGAACCCTGCCGCGGGGGGAGGCGGACTTCTCCGGCCAGCCGCGCCTGGTGCGCAACGACTACGCGCCGCTCACCCCGGCCCCGCTGGGCGCGTGGACGCCGACCCTGTCGGTCAGCGTCGTGATCCCCTCCCACGGGCACCCCGAGAAGCTGGCGTTCGTGCTGGCCGCCCTGGCGGGCCAGAGCTACCCGGCGCACCTCATGGAGGTGGTCGTGGTGGACGACGGCTCCCCGGAGCCGCTGGTGCTGCCGCCGGTGCGCCCGGAGAACACCCGGCTGATCACCTCCGCCCCCGGCGGCTGGGGGTCGGCCCACGCCTTCCACACCGGCGTGGCGGCCTCCTCCGGGCAGGTGATCCTGCGGCTGGACGCCGACATGCTGGTGTACCGCGAGCACGTGGAGTCGCAGATGCGCTGGCACCACCTCGTGGACTACGGGGTGGCCATGGGGCACAAGCTGTTCGTGGACTTCGACCCCGGCGCGATGACCCCCGAGCACGTGCGCGACGAGGTCGCCGCGGGGCGGGCGGAGAAGCTGTTCGACCGCGAGGGCGCCGACACGCACTGGGTCGAGAAGATCATCGACGGCAGCAACGTGCTGCGGACCGCGGCCCACCAGGCCTACCGGGTGTTCACGGGGGCGACCGGCTCGCTGCACCGGACCCTGTTCGACGCCGCGGGCGGCATGGACGCGGAGATGGTGCTGGGCGGCGACACCGAGTTCGCCTACCGGGTGTCCCAGCAGGGCGCGGTGTTCATCCCCGACCTGGAGACCAGCAGCTGGCACCTGGGGCGCTCCCAGATGCAGACCCGCCGGGACGCGGGGATGCGCTACCGCACCCCGTACGTGTCCAACCGGGTCCCCGACTTCCGGCTGCGCCGCAAGAACCCGGACCGGTCCTGGGAGGTGCCCTACGTCGACGCGGTCATCGACGTCCGCGGCCGCACCCTGGAGGACGCGGAGGCGACCGCCGCCGCCCTGCTCAACGGGACCACGCCCGACCTGCGCCTGTGGCTGGTGGGGCCGTGGGGGGAGCTGACCGACGGGCGGCGCTCCCCGCTGGACGAGGAGCTGCTGGACCTGCGGCTGATCGGCGAGTCGTTCCGGGGCGACCCCCGGGTGCGGCTGGTCGAGGAGGCCCCGGAGCCCGACCCGCGGGTCACGTTCGTGCTGCACGCCCCGGCGGGGACGAAGCTGACGGACACGGCCGTGGCCGACATGGCGGAGCTGGCCGACAAGGAGCGCGCGGGCCTGCTGTGCGCCCCGCCGCCCGGAGCCACGCGCGCCGAGGACGGGGTGCTGCGCCTGGAGCGCCGGGCGGCCTTCGCCCGGGTCCGGCACCTGTCCCCGGACGCGGACGGCGCGGCGGTGGACCGGGCGGTGGAGGAGCTCTACGGCGCCCACTGGCTGTCGGGGGAGGCCTTCACGGTCCCCGAGCCCGAGCCGGGTGCCCCGGCGCGCAGGAACGAGAGCCCGGAGGCGCTGCGCCGCAAGCTGGAGCAGGCGCAGGCGGAGGTCGAGAAGCTGCGGGCCCGCGCCCGCCGCGCGGAGCGCAAGCTGCGCTGGTTCACGCCGGGCGTGGGCCGCAGGGTCCTCCGCAAGATCGTCCGCTGA